In one window of Ruminococcus albus AD2013 DNA:
- a CDS encoding GGDEF and EAL domain-containing protein: MEDKLYQMRTGGQIPTGLPGGFFIYEADGDEKILYAEMNIVNMYGCETYDEFLAHVGGSFKGMVHPDDLMRIENQINAQTIYGEKRHDYVRYRITTKSGDIRYVEDFGHILHRKDGRSFYYVFIVDVDKNEFYNSSNNSFAEAEILSGAQDTDPLTGLFNMSFFYQKIQNMLQSPYGRRQDLSFVQFDIPNFKLYNERHGFKLGDELLCDLARTINDTFEGATVARFSDDHFFVCDTVSREEVIARVEEVYKRMLLSEDVNKKVRVKAGIYFLDDRYPEVGLACDHARLACNSVKNRHDVNYCIYDEMLRDRLRRQQYVVDHIEEAVEKEYIKVYYQPVIRVKTGKICGYEALVRWEDPNIGLLLPSEFVETLEQFHLIHIVDRFVVKKVCLDYKALVDAGEPVVPVSINISRLDFELCDIFGIIENTREEYGMPINMLDIEITESALNDNVGYIKSECEKMRKKGYQIWLDDFGSGYSSLNTIAEYDFDVLKLDLIFLKSFDRNPKTGTLMSYIMEGAKGMSLQPLCEGVETEQHYEFLKKAGCERAQGFFFGKPMPMEETRAFTRNKGLEWETKN, from the coding sequence TTGGAGGATAAATTATATCAGATGAGAACGGGCGGACAGATACCAACGGGACTTCCCGGCGGTTTTTTCATATATGAAGCGGACGGCGATGAGAAGATACTGTATGCCGAGATGAATATAGTAAATATGTACGGCTGTGAAACATATGATGAGTTTCTTGCCCATGTGGGCGGGTCTTTTAAGGGCATGGTACACCCTGATGACCTTATGAGGATAGAGAACCAGATAAATGCGCAGACCATATACGGCGAAAAGCGCCATGACTATGTGCGCTACCGCATAACCACCAAAAGCGGAGATATCCGCTATGTAGAGGATTTCGGGCATATACTGCACCGAAAGGACGGCAGGAGCTTTTACTATGTTTTCATAGTTGATGTTGATAAAAACGAGTTCTATAACAGCAGCAATAATTCCTTTGCCGAAGCCGAGATACTTTCGGGTGCACAGGATACCGACCCGCTTACGGGGCTTTTCAATATGTCGTTCTTCTACCAGAAGATACAGAATATGCTGCAATCGCCATATGGCAGACGGCAGGATCTTTCCTTTGTGCAGTTCGATATCCCGAATTTCAAGCTGTATAACGAGCGGCACGGCTTCAAGCTGGGTGATGAACTTCTGTGTGATCTTGCAAGAACGATAAACGATACCTTTGAGGGCGCCACAGTGGCAAGGTTTTCGGATGACCATTTCTTTGTGTGCGATACAGTCAGCAGGGAAGAAGTGATAGCCCGAGTGGAAGAAGTATACAAGCGTATGCTGCTTTCGGAAGATGTGAATAAAAAAGTCAGGGTCAAGGCGGGTATATACTTCCTTGATGACCGATATCCCGAGGTCGGTCTTGCCTGCGACCACGCAAGGCTTGCCTGCAACAGCGTGAAAAACAGGCATGATGTGAACTACTGTATCTACGATGAAATGCTGAGAGACCGTCTGCGCAGACAGCAGTACGTTGTAGATCACATAGAAGAAGCAGTCGAAAAAGAGTACATAAAAGTGTACTATCAGCCTGTCATCAGAGTCAAAACAGGAAAGATATGCGGATATGAAGCCCTCGTCCGCTGGGAAGACCCCAATATAGGTCTGCTTTTGCCCAGCGAATTCGTTGAAACACTGGAACAGTTCCACCTGATACACATAGTTGACAGGTTCGTGGTGAAAAAGGTATGTTTGGACTACAAGGCACTTGTAGATGCGGGTGAACCCGTAGTGCCTGTATCAATAAATATATCACGCCTTGATTTTGAACTGTGTGATATCTTTGGTATTATCGAAAATACCAGAGAAGAATACGGTATGCCTATAAATATGCTGGATATCGAGATAACCGAGAGCGCACTCAACGATAATGTTGGCTATATCAAAAGCGAGTGCGAAAAGATGCGTAAGAAGGGCTATCAGATATGGCTCGATGATTTCGGCAGCGGGTATTCTTCGCTTAATACCATAGCCGAGTATGATTTTGATGTTCTCAAACTCGACCTTATATTCTTAAAAAGCTTTGACCGCAATCCAAAAACGGGAACGCTGATGAGTTATATAATGGAGGGTGCAAAGGGTATGTCCTTACAGCCCCTGTGCGAGGGAGTTGAGACAGAACAGCATTATGAGTTCCTGAAAAAAGCAGGCTGTGAACGTGCCCAGGGATTCTTCTTCGGAAAGCCTATGCCCATGGAAGAGACCCGCGCGTTTACCCGAAACAAGGGTCTTGAATGGGAAACCAAAAATTAG